Proteins encoded in a region of the Chelonoidis abingdonii isolate Lonesome George chromosome 2, CheloAbing_2.0, whole genome shotgun sequence genome:
- the LOC116836467 gene encoding DNA replication licensing factor mcm4 isoform X2, translating to MAYLERFNVGFYIAVNLKTKKGLFELTGLFSITAKDALASEQSLGQKLVIWGTDVNVASCKEKFQRFLQRFIDPLAKEEENIGLDLNEPLYMQRLEEINMVGEPFLNINCDHLRSFDTNLYRQLICYPQEVIPTFDMAANEIFFDRYPDSILEHQIQVRPYNALKTRNMRSLNPEDIDQLITISGMVIRSSQLIPEMQEAFFKCQVCAFTTRVEIDRGRIAEPSVCKNCSTTHSMALIHNRSVFSDKQMIKLQESPEDMPAGQTPHTVVLFAHNDLVDKVQPGDRVNVTGIYRAVPIRVNPRVSNVKSVYKTHVDVIHYRKTDSKRLHGVDEETEQKIFAEERVEMLKELSRKPDIYERLSLALAPSIYEHEDIKKGILLQLFGGSRKDFSHTGRGNFRAEINILLCGDPGTSKSQLLQYVYNLVPRGQYTSGKGSSAVGLTAYVMKDPETRQLVLQTGALVLSDNGICCIDEFDKMNESTRSVLHEVMEQQTLSIAKAGIICQLNARTSVLAAANPIESQWNPKKTTIENIQLPHTLLSRFDLIFLMLDPRDEAYDRRLAHHLVALYYQSEEQVEEEYMDMAVLRDYIAYARSYVNPRLSEEASQALIEAYVDMRKIGSGRGMVSAYPRQLESLIRLAEAHAKVRFSNKVETIDVEEAKRLHREALKQSATDPRTGIVDISILTTGISATARKRKEELAQALKKLIQSKGKTPALKYQQLFDDLRAQSDAAVTKEMFEEALRALADDDFLTVTGKTVRLL from the exons ATGGCCTATCTGGAAAGATTTAATGTAGGCTTTTACATAgctgtcaatttaaaaacaaaaaagggccTTTTTGAATTAACAGGATTGTTTTCAATTACAG CAAAGGATGCATTGGCAAGTGAACAATCTCTTGGACAAAAGCTTGTAATCTGGGGAACAGATGTTAACGTAGCATCATGCAAAGAAAAGTTCCAA AGATTTCTTCAGCGCTTTATTGATCCATTGGCTAAAGAGGAAGAGAACATTGGCTTGGATCTTAATGAACCACTCTATATGCAGCGACTTGAGGAG ATCAATATGGTTGGGGAACCATTTCTGAATATAAACTGTGACCATCTAAGATCATTTGACACAAATCTATACAGACAGCTGATCTGCTATCCACAG GAAGTTATCCCAACATTTGACATGGCTGCTAATGAGATCTTTTTTGATCGTTACCCTGACTCAATATTAGAACACCAGATTCAAGTCAGACCATATAATGCATTGAAGACCAGGAATATGAGGAGTCTGAACCCTGAAG ACATTGACCAACTTATCACCATCAGTGGTATGGTGATCAGAAGCTCCCAGTTGATTCCTGAGATGCAAGAAGCATTCTTCAAGTGCCAGGTTTGTGCCTTCACCACAAGAGTAGAAATTGACCGTGGCCGGATTGCTGAACCATCAGTGTGCAAGAACTGTAGCACAACACACAGCATGGCATTGATTCACAATCGTTCTGTGTTTTCAGACAAACAGATG ATCAAACTGCAGGAGTCTCCTGAAGATATGCCGGCTGGCCAGACGCCTCATACTGTGGTGCTGTTTGCACACAACGACCTGGTTGATAAGGTTCAGCCAGGTGACAGAGTTAATGTTACAG gtaTCTACAGAGCAGTTCCTATTCGAGTTAATCCAAGAGTGAGCAATGTAAAATCAGTCTATAAAACCCACGTTGATGTCATTCATTACCGTAAAACCGATTCAAAACGTTTGCATGGTGTTGATGAAGAAACGGAACAGAAAATCTTTGCAGAGGAACGTGTGGAAATGCTGAAAGAGCTCTCCAGAAAACCAGACATTTATGAAAGACTTTCTTTGGCTCTGGCTCCGAGCATTTATGAACACGAAGATATCAAAAAG GGCATTCTGCTTCAACTATTTGGGGGATCAAGAAAAGATTTCAGTCATACGGGAAGAGGCAATTTTCGTGCTGAGATCAACATTCTTCTGTGTGGTGATCCTGGCACTAGTAAATCACAGCTGCTTCAATATGTCTATAACCTGGTTCCTAGAGGCCAGTACACATCTGGGAAGGGTTCTAGTGCAGTTGGTCTCACTGCATATGTAATGAAGGACCCAGAGACAAGGCAGCTGGTTCTGCAGACAGGTGCTCTGGTTCTCAGTGACAATGGCATTTGCTGCATTGATGAATTTGATAAAATGAATGAAAGTACAAGATCAGTACTGCATGAAGTTATGGAACAACAGACTCTTTCTATTGCCAAG GCTGGAATTATTTGCCAACTGAATGCTCGCACTTCTGTCCTAGCAGCTGCTAACCCTATAGAGTCACAGTGGAATCCAAAGAAAACTACTATTGAAAACATCCAACTTCCTCATACATTGTTATCCAG ATTTGATCTGATCTTTCTAATGTTGGACCCTCGTGATGAAGCCTACGACAGACGTCTTGCTCATCACTTGGTTGCGCTGTACTACCAAAGTGAAGAGCAGGTGGAAGAAGAGTACATGGACATGGCAGTATTGAGGGATTACATTGCATATGCTCGGAGCTATGTTAATCCTAGACTCAGTGAAGAAGCAAGTCAGGCCCTTATTGAG GCTTATGTGGACATGAGAAAGATTGGCAGCGGTAGAGGAATGGTTTCTGCATATCCCCGCCAGCTTGAGTCTTTGATCCGTCTGGCAGAAGCTCATGCAAAAGTACGTTTTTCCAACAAGGTTGAAACAATTGATGTTGAAGAAGCAAAACGCCTCCATCGGGAAGCTCTGAAACAGTCTGCTACTGATCCAAGAACTGGCATTGTGGACATATCTATTCTCACTACAG GGATAAGTGCCACTGCCCGTAAACGTAAGGAGGAGCTGGCTCAAGCCTTGAAGAAGCTTATCCAGTCCAAGGGTAAAACACCAGCTCTAAAATACCAACAGCTTTTTGATGATCTCCGTGCACAGTCTGACGCA gCTGTCACTAAAGAAATGTTTGAAGAAGCACTTCGTGCCTTGGCTGATGATGACTTCTTGACTGTGACTGGAAAGACTGTTAGATTGCTGTAA
- the LOC116836467 gene encoding DNA replication licensing factor MCM4 isoform X1, translating into MSSPASTPSRRGSKRGRSSNPQTPRTEDAQSPPAQKRRTDDSTSTGDLQPMPTSPAVDMQSPNAQDVLFSSPPQFRESAIPLDFDISSPLTYGTPSSRVEGTPRSGVRGTPVRQRPDLGSARKARQVDLHSDGPAKDALASEQSLGQKLVIWGTDVNVASCKEKFQRFLQRFIDPLAKEEENIGLDLNEPLYMQRLEEINMVGEPFLNINCDHLRSFDTNLYRQLICYPQEVIPTFDMAANEIFFDRYPDSILEHQIQVRPYNALKTRNMRSLNPEDIDQLITISGMVIRSSQLIPEMQEAFFKCQVCAFTTRVEIDRGRIAEPSVCKNCSTTHSMALIHNRSVFSDKQMIKLQESPEDMPAGQTPHTVVLFAHNDLVDKVQPGDRVNVTGIYRAVPIRVNPRVSNVKSVYKTHVDVIHYRKTDSKRLHGVDEETEQKIFAEERVEMLKELSRKPDIYERLSLALAPSIYEHEDIKKGILLQLFGGSRKDFSHTGRGNFRAEINILLCGDPGTSKSQLLQYVYNLVPRGQYTSGKGSSAVGLTAYVMKDPETRQLVLQTGALVLSDNGICCIDEFDKMNESTRSVLHEVMEQQTLSIAKAGIICQLNARTSVLAAANPIESQWNPKKTTIENIQLPHTLLSRFDLIFLMLDPRDEAYDRRLAHHLVALYYQSEEQVEEEYMDMAVLRDYIAYARSYVNPRLSEEASQALIEAYVDMRKIGSGRGMVSAYPRQLESLIRLAEAHAKVRFSNKVETIDVEEAKRLHREALKQSATDPRTGIVDISILTTGISATARKRKEELAQALKKLIQSKGKTPALKYQQLFDDLRAQSDAAVTKEMFEEALRALADDDFLTVTGKTVRLL; encoded by the exons ATGTCCTCTCCGGCCTCCACACCGAGCCGCCGCGGCAGCAAGCGCGGGCGGAGCAGCAACCCCCAGACTC CACGCACTGAAGATGCTCAGTCTCCTCCTGCACAAAAACGTCGAACAGATGACTCTACATCTACAGGAGATCTACAGCCAATGCCAACTTCTCCAGCAGTTGACATGCAAAGCCCAAATGCTCAAGATGTTCTGTTTTCCAGCCCACCACAGTTTCGGGAATCGG CAATTCCACTGGATTTTGATATTAGTTCACCTCTGACCTATGGCACTCCCAGCTCTAGAGTGGAGGGTACTCCAAGGAGTGGTGTGCGAGGAACTCCAGTTAGGCAGAGGCCAGATCTTGGATCTGCCCGCAAAGCCAGACAGGTGGACTTGCATTCTGATGGG CCAGCAAAGGATGCATTGGCAAGTGAACAATCTCTTGGACAAAAGCTTGTAATCTGGGGAACAGATGTTAACGTAGCATCATGCAAAGAAAAGTTCCAA AGATTTCTTCAGCGCTTTATTGATCCATTGGCTAAAGAGGAAGAGAACATTGGCTTGGATCTTAATGAACCACTCTATATGCAGCGACTTGAGGAG ATCAATATGGTTGGGGAACCATTTCTGAATATAAACTGTGACCATCTAAGATCATTTGACACAAATCTATACAGACAGCTGATCTGCTATCCACAG GAAGTTATCCCAACATTTGACATGGCTGCTAATGAGATCTTTTTTGATCGTTACCCTGACTCAATATTAGAACACCAGATTCAAGTCAGACCATATAATGCATTGAAGACCAGGAATATGAGGAGTCTGAACCCTGAAG ACATTGACCAACTTATCACCATCAGTGGTATGGTGATCAGAAGCTCCCAGTTGATTCCTGAGATGCAAGAAGCATTCTTCAAGTGCCAGGTTTGTGCCTTCACCACAAGAGTAGAAATTGACCGTGGCCGGATTGCTGAACCATCAGTGTGCAAGAACTGTAGCACAACACACAGCATGGCATTGATTCACAATCGTTCTGTGTTTTCAGACAAACAGATG ATCAAACTGCAGGAGTCTCCTGAAGATATGCCGGCTGGCCAGACGCCTCATACTGTGGTGCTGTTTGCACACAACGACCTGGTTGATAAGGTTCAGCCAGGTGACAGAGTTAATGTTACAG gtaTCTACAGAGCAGTTCCTATTCGAGTTAATCCAAGAGTGAGCAATGTAAAATCAGTCTATAAAACCCACGTTGATGTCATTCATTACCGTAAAACCGATTCAAAACGTTTGCATGGTGTTGATGAAGAAACGGAACAGAAAATCTTTGCAGAGGAACGTGTGGAAATGCTGAAAGAGCTCTCCAGAAAACCAGACATTTATGAAAGACTTTCTTTGGCTCTGGCTCCGAGCATTTATGAACACGAAGATATCAAAAAG GGCATTCTGCTTCAACTATTTGGGGGATCAAGAAAAGATTTCAGTCATACGGGAAGAGGCAATTTTCGTGCTGAGATCAACATTCTTCTGTGTGGTGATCCTGGCACTAGTAAATCACAGCTGCTTCAATATGTCTATAACCTGGTTCCTAGAGGCCAGTACACATCTGGGAAGGGTTCTAGTGCAGTTGGTCTCACTGCATATGTAATGAAGGACCCAGAGACAAGGCAGCTGGTTCTGCAGACAGGTGCTCTGGTTCTCAGTGACAATGGCATTTGCTGCATTGATGAATTTGATAAAATGAATGAAAGTACAAGATCAGTACTGCATGAAGTTATGGAACAACAGACTCTTTCTATTGCCAAG GCTGGAATTATTTGCCAACTGAATGCTCGCACTTCTGTCCTAGCAGCTGCTAACCCTATAGAGTCACAGTGGAATCCAAAGAAAACTACTATTGAAAACATCCAACTTCCTCATACATTGTTATCCAG ATTTGATCTGATCTTTCTAATGTTGGACCCTCGTGATGAAGCCTACGACAGACGTCTTGCTCATCACTTGGTTGCGCTGTACTACCAAAGTGAAGAGCAGGTGGAAGAAGAGTACATGGACATGGCAGTATTGAGGGATTACATTGCATATGCTCGGAGCTATGTTAATCCTAGACTCAGTGAAGAAGCAAGTCAGGCCCTTATTGAG GCTTATGTGGACATGAGAAAGATTGGCAGCGGTAGAGGAATGGTTTCTGCATATCCCCGCCAGCTTGAGTCTTTGATCCGTCTGGCAGAAGCTCATGCAAAAGTACGTTTTTCCAACAAGGTTGAAACAATTGATGTTGAAGAAGCAAAACGCCTCCATCGGGAAGCTCTGAAACAGTCTGCTACTGATCCAAGAACTGGCATTGTGGACATATCTATTCTCACTACAG GGATAAGTGCCACTGCCCGTAAACGTAAGGAGGAGCTGGCTCAAGCCTTGAAGAAGCTTATCCAGTCCAAGGGTAAAACACCAGCTCTAAAATACCAACAGCTTTTTGATGATCTCCGTGCACAGTCTGACGCA gCTGTCACTAAAGAAATGTTTGAAGAAGCACTTCGTGCCTTGGCTGATGATGACTTCTTGACTGTGACTGGAAAGACTGTTAGATTGCTGTAA